ACTCCCCAAGTACCTGCCCAGCGCGAGTTCGGCCTATCTATTGCTTCAAATCGCAGAGAAAACGACCGTTTGGGGGCGAATCTGCATGGGTGAAACCCTCTATAGATAAAATCTATGCCTACCCTACTTCTTTTCTATTTTTCAGCTTTAGGGTTGAGGTCGACAATTAAGAAACTGCAAGATGTGCGGTTAAAGCCAAGCTAGGCTCCGTTTTTGGCGTCGCTCGCGTGTCAGGCGAGCTATTTATAAACAGAGCCGAGAATTCACCTAAGAACTTCTCCCTAAAGTCTGAACCACAATGCCACTAGGTGCTGCAGGAAATACGAATAATTTATCGCTCGAAGGAGCCATTTGTGTGTTGGCACAGTTCGCCGCCACAGCCCGTGTTTCGTTTGATCGAGGCCAGGCTCGGCGTCTGTTGCACGAAGCAGAACGCGCGATACCGGGCGAGGAAAGCGCTGCCTGGGGATGCCGTTTGGTGGAAGTGGGCGAGAGCATCAACCTCAAGGTCCGCACGCTCGATGCGTCTGTCGATCGCATTATTGCGTTTGTCCACGATGGCACTCCCATCGCTTTCGGCGTCGACGACGAAGCGGGGCAAACTCACTGGCGTATCATCACTCAAGTCAAAGGCTCTCAGGTTCACGTGCTAGAACCGCTCGTCGAGTCGGAACGATGGATTTCGTTGCGAAATCTGCGAAAGGAACTTTCGCTCGAGAGTAAAGATGCCAAGTATCGGTGGCTGATCGGTCAGCCGGCTTTAAGTTGCCAAACGCCATCTCGCCCAACGAAAACACCTTCGGCTCAAGGGGGGCAAAAGCCGTTCTCGCGGTTGGTATCGCTCTTTATTCCCGAGCGACGCGATCTGTGGATCTTGTTGGTCTTCTCGGCCGTTGTCGGCATCTTGGCACTGGCGACTCCCGTGGCTGTCGAGGTGCTGGTCAACACGGTCGCGTTCGGCAGATATTTGCAGCCGGTGATTGTCCTGGCACTGATGCTGTTTGTCTTCCTCGTATTCGCGGCGGTGATGCGGGCGTTGATCATCTTCGTGGCGGAAGTGTTGCAACGGCGGATCTTCATCCGGGTAGTCGAAGACCTGGCCTATCGCTTGCCCCGGGTCCAGCAAGACGAATTCAACGACGTCCATGGACCAGAGCTGACCAATCGTTTTTTCGATGTGGTTACTGTCCAGAAAGCGACTTCCGTATTGCTGCTTGATGGTGTGACGATTGTGCTGCAAACCATCATCGGGATGGCCGTGATCGCTTTTTACCATCCCTTTTTCTTAGGCTTCGATGTGGTCCTGCTGATGCTGATCGCCCTGGCTATTTTTGGCCTGGGTCGTGGGGCGGTAAAAACTTCGATCAAAGAGTCTAAAGCAAAGTACGCCGTCGCGGCCTGGCTGCAGGAACTGGCCCGGCATACTACCGCCTTTAAGATGAACGGAGGCCAGTCCTACGCGTTAGAGCGAGCCGACGATTTGGCCGTGCATTGGCTCGAAGCTCGACGGTCTCACTTCAAAGTCATATTGCGTCAAATCTTGTTCGTGCTCGGCCTTCAAGCCGTCGCGGCCACAAGCTTGCTGGGGCTCGGAGGCTGGCTCGTTATTTCCGGTGAAATGACCCTGGGCCAACTGGTCGCCGCCGAGTTGATTGTGATGATGATCCTCGGCTCGTTCGCAAAATTAGGCAAGCACCTCGAAAGCTTCTACGACTTGCTGGCTTCGATCGATAAGCTGGGGAATCTCTTCGATTTGAGTACCGAACAGCACGACCGGCTCTTCCATCTCAACGAAGGGACTCCGGCAGCAATGCGGGTGCGGGGAATCACGTTGGCTAACCAAGGCCGAACCTTGTTTTCCAATTTCAGTTTGGAAATCGAACCAGGAACTTGCACCGCCATTTTGGGCGATTCCGGCGCGGGCAAGTCGACCCTGCTAAGTCTTTTGTGTGGGCTACGCTCGCCGAGCAAAGGTGGGATCGAGCTGGATGATATCGATATCCGAGAACTGCGTCCCGATTCCCTTCGCGAGCATATCGCATTGGCTGGCCAAGTCGCCATTTTCCACGGAACGATTCTCGAGAACATTCATTTAAATCGTCCGCACATCAATGCCAAAGATGTCCGTGACGCGTTGACGATTGTCGACTTGTTTGACGAACTGCAAGACCTGCCCGACGGTCTTAACACGATGGTGCAGACCCATGGACACAAACTTTCCCGCAGCCAGGCCACCCGTTTGATGTTGGCCCGCGCGATCGTAGGACGCCCGCGCATGCTGCTGCTCGATGGGGCACTCGACGGGCTTTCCGACGAGATGGCGGGGCGATTGTTGGAAAGATTGCAAGGCGAAAACAGTTGGACTTTGGTGGTCGCCACCGTCAGGAAAAGCATCGCCCAGTTATGCCAGCGCCAAGTCGTGTTAAAGGGTGAAAATTCCGGGGCAATCGCATCAGAAACTCAATAGCACCTAACGGCTAAAGCAAGGGAACACCGATGAAAGTATCGGGTTTACGAAACGTATCGGATATTCCGCAATCGCACGACGATAGCTTGCCAGCATTGAAGCTGGTGCAGTCATCGCGTTGGGTGTGGCGATTGGCGAATATCCTGTTGGGAATGCTTCTGCTGAGCATTGTGGGGATGGTCTTTGTGCCATGGCAGCAATCGGCCAAAGGGACCGGGCAAGTGGTTGCCTATGCTCCGCAAGAACGACAGCAGTTGATCACCGCGCCAACGAAAGGAGTCGTGTCGTTAATTTCGCCTGAGCTGCGCGAAGGTTCGCTGGTGAAGCGAGGGGACCTGATCCTGGAAATGGAACCAGGCGCCGCCGACTTGGTAAATCAGTTGGAAGCTTCCTTACGCGACCTCGATGCCAAGGTTGCCACCGCCGAGGCAAAAGCAGATGTTTACGGCAGGAACGTTATCGACTTCACCGAAGCCAAACTTGCAGCCGTGTCGGGGGCCGATCAGTTGATCGAAGCGGCCGAGGCGAAGTGGGACTCGAAACAAAAACTGGTCGACGGCTACGAAGCCAAACGTTTGCAGGCTCAGTTGAATTTGGAACGCCAAAAGAAACTGTTTGCCAGTGGTCTGCAATCGGAAAAGGAATTGGAGAAGTTGCAAAAAGATCTGCACGTAGCCGAGTCCGACTTGAAGTCGGCCAAGCTCGATGTGGAAGCCGCTTTAGGAGAGTACGAAGCGAAGAAGAAAGAGCGAATCCAGAAAGAACGCGAAGCGCAAACGAAGGTCGATTACGCCCAAGCCATGCAGCACGAGGCGCTCGGCCAGGTTGCCACCGCCAACAAAGAACGACGCGATCTGGAAATCAAACTTTCTGAACTCGAACGCTTGAAAATCAGAGCTCCACGGGATGGAACCTTGTATCGAGTCGAGGTCTTTGAACGTGGACAAATGTTAAAGGAAGGAGATCCCCTGTTTACGATTGTCCCTGAGACCACTCAGCGGGCCGTCGAACTTTGGATCTCCGGTAATGATGTTCCCCTGGTGCAAAACGCCGATCACGTCCGCTTGCAGTTTGAAGGTTGGCCCGCCGTTCAATTTGCCGGCTGGCCTTCGGTGGCGGTGGGCACTTTCGGCGGAAAAGTTACCAGTGTCGACGCAACCGACGATGGCCAAGGCAACTTTCGTGTTTTGGTCGTACCCGATGAAGAAGGGGCATGGCCATCGGATCGCTACCTGCGGCAAGGTGTGCAAGCAAACGGTTGGGTGATGTTAAATCAGGTTCCACTAGGCTACGAGATATGGCGACAATTGAACGGATTCCCACCGACGGCCACCAACGGCAAGAAGCCCGCAAGCAAGAAGCCTGTGAAGTCGAAAGTCAAGCTGCCAAAATAAGCCGGGGCAACCTCGTCGTCTTGCTGCTCACCATCGTGGCGACCAACTGCTTGAGCGGTTGTCGCTCTTCGTCGGTTCACGTGCCAGCCTATGCCGAAACAACCACGGCCCAAGCTACCCACAGCCAGGAAGCGGCAGCGCCGCCGGAAGTCGCCACCAACCCGCAGCCGGCAGACTACGAGATGGTCTCCTTCGACGAAGATTTGCCTCAGCTTAACGAGCAAGGGGCACCACTCGAGTCAGCTCCTTTAGAAGCCGTACCGCAGCAGGCCACGCCCTTGGAAGAAGTGAAGCCGAAGCCGCTGAGCATGCAAGACGTGATCAAGGCCGTGGAAGCTTCGTACCCACTTCTTTCCAGTGCCTACCTGAGCCGCGAGGTCGCCGCTGGCGAAAACGTCACCGCCATGGGCGCGTTCGACCTGAAGTTGAAAGGCTCGAGCATCTCGCGCCCGGAAGGGTTCTATGAATATTACCGGCAAGGGGTCTCGATGGAGCAGCCGCTGTTTTCCGGCGGTTATTTGTATGGCGGCTATCGGCTGGGGGAAGGCAACTTTCCGGTCTGGTACGGCGGTCAGCAAACCAACGGTGGCGGCGAATTTGCAACCGGCGTGGGAATGCCGCTGCTGAAAGATCGCGCGATCGATCAACGCCGGGCCGAGCTATTCAAATCCGAGCTTGAACGACAACGGGTCGAGCCAGAGATTCGAGCGCAACTGATCGAGTTCACCAAAATTGCCTCGATCTACTATTGGGATTGGGTCGCCGCCGGTCAGGCTCGCGATGCCGAACGCGGATTACTGGCGCTCGCCCTGCAGCGCGTTCAAAACATCCAACGCCGAATCGAGCTAGGCGACATGAAAGCAATCACCCGCATCACCAACGAGCAGCTCATCGCCGCGCGGGAAACGAAAGTGATTGAAGCAGAACGGAAGCTGCAAAGTGCGGCGATCAAGCTTTCGCTCTTCTTTCGCAATCCAGAAGGCGAACCGCTGTTACCGCACGAATCGCTGCTGCCAGGCCACTTCCCGCCGCAACTGTTGCCTTCCGAGCAAGACCTGCAAGACGCCCCTGCCACGGCCATCGCCGCTTCGCCGCTGCTGGCAGATATCGACTGGAAGATTCGCCAAACGCGGATTGATTTAGAACAGGCCGAAAACTCGGTTTTGCCTAAGCTCGACGCCCAGTTGTACGCCTCGAAAGATGTCGGCGATCCGACCAGTCCCAAAGGGGATAAGACTCCGTTTGAATTAGAGCTGGGCCTTTTCGGCGAAGTCCCTTTGCAGCGGCGCGCGGCCTTCGGCAAAATCACTTCCACCCAAGGCAAACTGCAACAGCTCTCGCTCAAACGCCAATTCACGGCCGAGAAAACGGTTGCGACCGTGCAAGACGCCATCTCGGCCTTGTTGAACGCCAAGCAGCGTATCATTCGGGCCGAACAAAACGTCGCCTTGGCAGACGAAGCCATGAAGTTGGCCCGCATTCAATTTAACGAAGGGGATATCGACCTGGTGGAACTGAACATATACGAACAATCGGCCACCAATGCGCGCTTGATCGATATCGCCTCCAAAGCCGACTTCCTCAAAGCCATTGCCGACTACCGAGCCGCTTTGAACATCACCCCAGATTCGTAATTGGCAGCGTTTGCACCAATAAAAAACGGCGTCTGTCCGCAGGGGACGCCGCCGCTTTCAACTGCGAGTTTGGCTAGGTTCGCTTAGCTAACTTTCTGTAGTAGCGAAACACGTCCCCCCACGACCCATTCGGCCAGGTAGATGTTGCCGTCGGCATCGAAGGTGGCCCCGTGAGGATGGACGAACTTGCCGGCGACCCACTGATCGCGCTGCTGGCGAACCTTCCGCCCGTTCGCATTCACATGCTTACGCCACGCGGGATCGTCGTCGAGATAGGTCAGCACGTTGTTGTCTTTGTCGAGCAAAGTCAGGCGCGAATCGAGTTCCCCCACCAGCATCACTTCGCCGCGTACATCTAGCGACGAAGGATAAACCAAGTTGTCGACGTAGCTGAGGTGCTCGCCATCGAGGGTGAAGTATTGCAGGCGATTATTGGCTCGGTCGGTCACGCACAGCGAAGCCTCGCGGCCTGGGCGGGTATCGACATACAAACCGTGCGGGCAATTCAACTCGCCCGGCTTGCTCCCCTTCCCTCCCCAACTGCGGACCCAGTTGGCGTCGGCGTCGTATTGATGAACGAAGTGCGAACCGTAGCCGTCACCGACATAAAAGCCACCCTCCGGAGCCAATGCGATGTTGGTGGGCGTGTACCGGCCAGCGTCCTGGTACCTGCCCGACTCTTGCGGAAAACCCTTCGTCCAGACAATCTCGCCGTTCAGGTCGAGCTTCGCGATTTGATGATTCTTGATATCGCTTAAGTAAAGAAACTCTTGGTTGCCTTCCTTCCGCAGATCAAGCCCATGCCCGCCGCCGTGGAATTCTTGACCGAACGAGCGAACGTATTTGCCGTCGGCATCGAACACCACAATCGCATCCAGGGGGTCTTTGGCCGGGCTTTGATGCGTGATGTAAATCAGGCCAGCCTCGTCGATCGCGACGTCGTGGGTGGCGCCCCATTGAATGCCCTCAGGCAGTTGTCCCCAGCCATGGTGGCACTCGTAAACGTACTCGCCCGAGCCGACGCGAAGCGGGCTGGAGCCTGACTTATTTTCAGCCCGCAGCAGAAGCGGGGCCGCAAAAGCCGTGGTCGCAGCGGCAGACGTTTGTAAAAATCGACGACGAGTAGGCAAAGACATGCGGTGCGAATCCTCTCAGGAAGTCAGCGAAGCAAGGCAAATAGCTAGAATCCAATGATGGACGCTGCATTTTACGAGAACTATCCCGAGGAACAACGCCCAATGTGCAAAAAGTTGCTTAGGTGGTGTTCGTCGTCTTTGGGTAGCTGTTAATGCGGAATTGCGACGTATTATTTAGCCCTTGTAGCTTGAGGCAAGGCCATTTTACCCAATCTTCATGTTGCGTCAGAAGAGATTTCTGCTCGCGATGGGAGAGTGGTTGTAAAAAGTCGCTTGACGAAAACAGACAGGTCTGTATGATCTCAGCATGGCAAAAGCAGAAAAGAAATCGAGTCCTCGACAACGGCTGATCGACACGGCAGAAAAGCTCTTCTATGCCGAAGGGGTACGGGCCGTGGGGATCGATCGTATTATTGCCGAGGCCGATGTCGCCAAGACAACGCTCTACAGCCACTTCCCCTCCAAGGATGATTTGATTTTAGCGGCGTTAGAAAAACGCGAAGTCGACGTCGATCAGATGTTCGAGCAAGGAATCAAAAAGTCGGTGCAGAAAGGTGGCACGCGGCTGGAAGGTTTTTTCGCGGCCTTGAAAAAGTGGTTTCAGCAAACCGGTTTTCGGGGCTGTTCGTTCATCAACGCCGCCGTCGAGTTAGCCGACAGCCAGCACGACGCGTCGCAGTTTGCTTCGGCTCACAAGCGGCGTTTTCATGCCCGCATTCAAGAGATCATCGCCCAGGACTACGATGCTGACGTCGCGGCCGCCACGGCCCCAGCGATTTCGCTGCTGGTCGAAGGGGCGATCATCAGCGCCGTCCTGTTAGGTTCGCCCAAACCAGCCGATACCGCCAAGAAGGCCGCGTTCCAAATGTTAGATTCATTCACAAAAAGCCGTAATAAGCCGTAACCAAGTTCCCTTTTTTTGCCTCTAACAAGACAGACCTGTCTGTATGGATATGGTTCTCACAAATAGATTAGGTGACTGCGGAACTGTGGTCGAGAGCGAAACATTAAGAAGTAGGCACCGCTCAGGTTCAATTTTTTTAGCAAGACAAAGACAGACCTGTCTGTATTGTGTTTCCAAGTTTACCCAACTGTTTTTTTGAAAGTAGGAGATCTTCCCATGCAACGTTTGAATTCCGTCGATCTGCAATCCGCAACTGGTCGCACCCAAGAGCTGTTGGAAAGCGTGAAAGGCGTGTTCGGTACGATTCCGAATTCGGCCCAGGTGATGGCCAATTCGCCTGCGGTTCTTAGCAGCTTTCTGGCCTTTAGCACGGCCATGGCAGACACAAAGATCGATGCCAAGCTGCAAAATCAGCTCAAGCTCATCACTAGCGAGAAAAACGAGTGCGACTACTGTTCGTCGCTGCTGGTTGCCGTGGCTCCGGCGATGGGGCTTTCGTCCGCCGATGTGCTGGCCGGGCGAAGCGGCCACAGTGAAGATACCCGCACCAAGGCCGCGTTGGCGTTTGCTCACGACGTGCTGGAAAACCGTGGCAAAGTGAGCGACGCCCGACTAGCCGCAGTCCGAGAAGCTGGCTTCAGCGATGCAGAAATCGTGGAGATGGTCGCCAGCGTGGTGCTGGGCTGCTTCACCAACTTCCTGAACAACGTCGCCGATACCGAACTCGATATTCCGGCAGCGGAACCGCTCGCTCCTGCGGCAAGCTGCGGTACGGATACCTGCTCGCACTAAGCGACGTTGCCCACCGCCGGGCAGACGCACGGTGCCACCCTGCCCGGCTTTCATTTTCTTTTGCACAAAGACTTCTCAAGGAACGATCAGATGCTTGACCTGCGTCCCCCATTCACTTTGGAAACGGCCACCGCCAAAGTTCGCGCGGCGGAAGATGCCTGGAACAGCCGCGATCCGCACCGTGTCTCGCTCGCCTACAGCGAAGATTCAGTCTGGCGAAATCGCAGCCAGTTTGTGACCGGCCGCGCGGCAATTCGTGACTTTTTAAGCACCAAGTGGCAAAACGAACACGACTATCGCCTGACGAAATCGCTGTGGAACTTCACGTCCAACCGCATCGCTGTCCGTTTTCAGTACGAATACCATAACGCCGCCGGACAGTGGTTTCGGGCTTATGGAAACGAGCTATGGGAATTCGACGAGCAAGGTCTCATGCGGCGACGCGAAGCCAGCATCAACGATGTCTCTATCCAAGCGAGTGAACGTCGTTTCCATTGGCCAGCCCCCGGCCCTCGGCCAGATACTGACCAAGGGATTCCTGCCGTGCAATGAGTTGTCATACGCAACAAACAAAGGAGACGTCATGACCAAAGTTACGAGCGACATTGCCTTCACGGCAGCGGTGAAAGCAATTCAAACCGAGCAAGGTTCGCGAGCTGCGTATGCCAAAATGGAACAGCGCGGAGGTTGGCGGACGCAAGTCACGCCTGAATTGGCAGCGTTCTTGGCGGAACTAGATATGTTTTACTTCGGTACGGCCAATGCGGCTGGGCAACCGTACATTCAGTACCGAGGCGGCAGTCCTGGCTTTCTGAAAGTGCTGGATGAAAAGACGCTCGCGTTTGCCGACTTCAGCGGCAACCGTCAGTACATTACCATCGGCAACCTTTCCGAAAACGCGCAAGCGTTCATCTTTCTGATGGATTACGTCCATAGCCGCCGCATCAAGCTGTGGGGCCAGGCACGTGTGATCGAAGGGGATAACGACTTAGAACAACGGCTGCAAGATCCAGATTATCCTGCGCGCGTCGAACGTGTCATCCTGTTTCAAATCGAAGCATGGGACATCAACTGCCCGCAGCACATCCACAAACGTTTCCCGCAGAAAGTGATTGCTCCGGTGATCGAAGAATTGGAAGCGAAAATTAAAACGTTAGAAGTTCGTTGAAACACCCTCGTCTTCCCGTTATTCTCCAGCAATATCTTCCCATTGCAAAGGATGGATCATGGCTTTACGAAAACGGGCCGGCGAAACTCAGGCGGCTTGGGTTGCTTCGACCGATTTGCTGAAGTCGCCGGGGCATGTCTTCTATAAAAAGTTGAATCAGCTGCTGGCCGGAGCCTTGTTGTTGGGGGCAATTACAAGCGTGCAAGCTGGCGAGAACGAGCAGCCTGCGGCAGCGGGTAACCCCGAGCAAGTAAGCTGCGTACGGATCGATCCGTTGGACCAGAATCGTGTACTGGGAGACGTCGGGGCGTCATCGATTGGTTTTTCAGGGGATGGTGAAGCGGTAATTGTTCGAGCTGCGCAACTGCCGCATCTTGCTCCGCTAGGCACTCTTTATCAACTGAAGACATCCGACTGGATTTCGCATCGCGTCAAGACGCCGCTACCCCGTGGGGGCAGGGCAATCGCATGTTCAATCCCCATTAAAACCGGCATAAATCTTGTCCAGCACCGTCTCGTCCCAGCCGGCGCGGAGGCGTTTTCCGCGGATGTTATCTTTGACGGTAGTGTCCTGCTTTAAAATATTGAGGGCCAGGCGGCGGAACGCGGCGGTGATTTCTGGGGCCTGACCGCGGCGGATGCGGCTGGCGTCTTCGGCAAAAATTACATCAAGCACCCAGTGCTGGCTATTTTCGATTCGCCAATGATCTCGAATCAGCCCGGCCAGGTGCTTCACCCGGGGCGGATGACTGCTGATAAAGAAAGACGTTTCGCACTGCTGCTTGTCGCCTGACTGACGCTCGCGAGTCGTATGTTTGCGAAGCCCCGGGACCTGGTAGTTTCGCTCGCCGAAGTCGGCGAACATCTCGAGCAACTTTCGATGTAGCGTCTCTTGGTTCCCGTTAGCGGTCAGCAGGTTATGGTTCTTGCCCCGATCAGTTCGCGGATCGATAACCTTTACAAACTGTTTGTAAATCAGAGCAGCAGGCCCAGACATCGTTCCCCTCCATGCCAGCAAAAACAGCCGTCACCCATCGACGGCTTGACGAATCGGAGAACAGTGCAATCCTTGAACCAAAACGACGACAACGTGCGATTGCCCTGGGTTGTGTGGTGGAAAGCCGGTCAATGCAGACAACGGCGCCCTTGGTGGCAGCGATCATATATTTTTTGAAGACGACCTGGATAAAATGAATCGGTAGCATAGGAAATGTGCAATTTAATTATATTATTTGTGTTCGTTGTAACATCAGCAGTATTTGGAGCTTGTTTCTATGGAGGAGAAATGGGGCTAACGCATTACGATCCTCGGGGATATTCGATTGCAGCAGCGTGTTTTGGCGGAGCGGCACTTCTAGCATTCGGCATTGTAAAGGTCGTATTGTTTTATGTCCGTGGCTTCTGGTCACAGACACGGCAGGGTGGCGATTAAACCATGCCACTGAGCCTTCCGCCTACCCTCTGCCGATGAACTTCAACCACAAATCACAAACCAAGAAAAGCCCTGGCAAAACGCCAGGGATTTTTGCTTAGCAGCCCGTTGAAAAACCCTCATCTCCTCGTTATTCTCCAGCAAGATCTTCCCATTGCAAAGGATGGATGATGGCTTTAGGAAAACGGGCCTGCGAAACTCAGGCGGCTTGGGTTGCTTCGACCGATTTGCCGAAGGCGCCGGGGCATGTGTTCTATAAAAAGTTGAATCAGCTGTTGACGGAGGCTTGGTTTGACGCGCAGCTGGAAGAGATTTGCCTTGCTTATTACGCCGATCAAGCCGAGTCGCAAACGCTGCACCATCCAATCCACCGCCCGCAACCTGGGCCTGATCCTGCGCACGCTCTTCGGAATCGGCACGGCACGCAGCCTGCAGGGCCTTGCAAGCCTTCTTTTGGCTCTCCAGCTTGCCCTGATCCTTGTTGAGAGACGCTTGAGAATCCTCGTTCAGCTTTGAACGATTACTAGCGATGCTGCAGGCAGTGAATCGCCCTCGTGGGGAATCGTCGCTTTTTCTACGGGCTGCTAATCCGGCCTTTAATTTTTTGTAATATCAAACGGAATATCCTGAATCCGTGCCCAAACGCATAGCGTAAATTCTCTTGCGCAAAACAGAGAATCGCGGCCGCCGATTGTTCAGAAATGGGCAATAAAATGGTAAGAAACGGACATCCTTTGTTTCGATATCACCAACACGTTGTATAAACACAGATATCGAATTCCCTCCGTCTGTTTCCCTCCGCTAATGGCCGCGCAACCGATGACTCGCAAGCTTTTTCCATGTTTTTGTCTGACGCTTTTGCTGGCGTTTCCTTGTCTGCATGCTTCCGCCGAAGAGGTAACTTCCAGCCAGAAGAATGCGCAGCCAGATTGGGTCACCTTCAACCCCAGCCCGCATCACAGCAGCAGGAAAGGGGAAGACGTGTCCGCGATCATCATGCACTTCACCGCCGGTGGCTCGCAGGCCGCGACGGTGGGATGGTTTCGTAATCCCAAAGCCAAGGTCTCGGCGCATTACGTTGTCGGTCGGGATGGAACCGTCACCCAGATGGTGCCGCTCGATCAAGCTGCCTGGCACGCTGGCAAAAGCAAGATCGGCGACAAGACCGGCGTCAACTCGTACAGCGTCGGTATCGAGATTTGCAACTGGGGTCCGCTCCGCCAAGTCGATGGCCAGTTCGTCAACTACACCGGCCGCAAGTACGATGGACCTACGCCAGTTCAGTCAGAGGATGGCCATTATTGGGAGCCCTACACCGACGCCCAGTATGCGACTTTGCTAAAGCTGTGCGAGTACTTAATCGACGAGTACGATATCACCCACATCACCGGCCATAGCGATATCGCGATTCCTCAAGGACGCAAAAACGATCCTGGCGAAGCGTTTCAGTGGGAGAAATTTCAAGTGGGTTTGAAAGATCGTAATGTCAAACATATCGGCCCCTTGACCGACGCCGAGTAGCCGCAAACGCGCGACCTAGCTTTTCTGTGGCTGCTGCTTTTTGGCGGCGGTTGTTTGCTTTTGGGTAGCGGCCAAGCAGGTAAAGTTATCGACGGCGGCTTCTAGACTGGCATAGCTGGCCGGCAGAGCAAGCGTTTTGCCATACGAAGACCAAGCCTCGGTTAAGTCTTCGTCGCAGATGACCAGCGTATGATCGCGGTTGGTTTCCAATGCTGTGGGAACTTCGCGGGCACTAAGGCCATTGATGATCACCGGCACAGCGCGATCCCCATCCCAGCGAACGAGGTCCAAGCCGAAGCCGGTAAGTAGTTCGGCCAGGAAATCGAAGCCGTCCATCGCACACCCGCGGTAGTGGACCTGCATTCGCTGTGTAACCTCAGGAGACTTGGCCGGGGACGCCGTTCGCTGCAACTCTTGACGGACGTTATCGATCAGGCCGCAAACGTCGCCGAGTCGCAAACGTTTGGCCACCGTTGGGTTGGGGATCTCCACGATATCGTGCGGTTCCCAACGTCCACAAGCAATCCAGCCAATCAAAATCGATAGCTTTAACAGCTCGATATCCTTGCGCACGCGTTCAGGGTGCTCGATGGCGTCGTCATAGCTTCGTTCGATTTGGCTCAGCGAGAACGTTAATTGCTCAGGCACCTTCCAATAACGCAGCAGCCGCGACATCAATTCCGATTGGGTTCCGCCAAAAACGCGACGAGTGGCTTCGGAGATATGGGGCACGCCTCCTTCGTTCACCACGGCCAGCATGGCGGCATACTCGGTGGGAAACGCCGTGCTTAGCGCGACATGCCCCAAGCAGTGCATGACCGCACCCACCAGCACACCAGGTGAAACCTCGAAGGTTTGCAGGCTGCAAAGATACTCGGCCACCAGGCGCGCGGCCATGCTGCGGCGACGGGCCAGGCCGATATCGATGAACGCTGAGGAAAGGTTCTTCAACACATTGCTGGCAGAAGCGGCCAGGGCCAACTCGCCGATGCGGCGGCGACCGATCCGATTGATCAACTCGCCCATGTCGGTAATCGGTTCATTCGTGGAATTGAACGCGCTGCTATTGCCAATTCGCAAGATCTCGCAGGTCAACGAAGGGTCGGTGGCGACGCAAGCGGCGATTTCTTCGCACTCGATTTCCTGCTCGTGCGCCATGCGATAAACTTCAATCGCGCGGGGCGAAAGAGGAAGTGCCTGAACGA
This window of the Bremerella cremea genome carries:
- a CDS encoding peptidase domain-containing ABC transporter; protein product: MLAQFAATARVSFDRGQARRLLHEAERAIPGEESAAWGCRLVEVGESINLKVRTLDASVDRIIAFVHDGTPIAFGVDDEAGQTHWRIITQVKGSQVHVLEPLVESERWISLRNLRKELSLESKDAKYRWLIGQPALSCQTPSRPTKTPSAQGGQKPFSRLVSLFIPERRDLWILLVFSAVVGILALATPVAVEVLVNTVAFGRYLQPVIVLALMLFVFLVFAAVMRALIIFVAEVLQRRIFIRVVEDLAYRLPRVQQDEFNDVHGPELTNRFFDVVTVQKATSVLLLDGVTIVLQTIIGMAVIAFYHPFFLGFDVVLLMLIALAIFGLGRGAVKTSIKESKAKYAVAAWLQELARHTTAFKMNGGQSYALERADDLAVHWLEARRSHFKVILRQILFVLGLQAVAATSLLGLGGWLVISGEMTLGQLVAAELIVMMILGSFAKLGKHLESFYDLLASIDKLGNLFDLSTEQHDRLFHLNEGTPAAMRVRGITLANQGRTLFSNFSLEIEPGTCTAILGDSGAGKSTLLSLLCGLRSPSKGGIELDDIDIRELRPDSLREHIALAGQVAIFHGTILENIHLNRPHINAKDVRDALTIVDLFDELQDLPDGLNTMVQTHGHKLSRSQATRLMLARAIVGRPRMLLLDGALDGLSDEMAGRLLERLQGENSWTLVVATVRKSIAQLCQRQVVLKGENSGAIASETQ
- a CDS encoding HlyD family secretion protein; this translates as MKVSGLRNVSDIPQSHDDSLPALKLVQSSRWVWRLANILLGMLLLSIVGMVFVPWQQSAKGTGQVVAYAPQERQQLITAPTKGVVSLISPELREGSLVKRGDLILEMEPGAADLVNQLEASLRDLDAKVATAEAKADVYGRNVIDFTEAKLAAVSGADQLIEAAEAKWDSKQKLVDGYEAKRLQAQLNLERQKKLFASGLQSEKELEKLQKDLHVAESDLKSAKLDVEAALGEYEAKKKERIQKEREAQTKVDYAQAMQHEALGQVATANKERRDLEIKLSELERLKIRAPRDGTLYRVEVFERGQMLKEGDPLFTIVPETTQRAVELWISGNDVPLVQNADHVRLQFEGWPAVQFAGWPSVAVGTFGGKVTSVDATDDGQGNFRVLVVPDEEGAWPSDRYLRQGVQANGWVMLNQVPLGYEIWRQLNGFPPTATNGKKPASKKPVKSKVKLPK
- a CDS encoding TolC family protein, translated to MATIERIPTDGHQRQEARKQEACEVESQAAKISRGNLVVLLLTIVATNCLSGCRSSSVHVPAYAETTTAQATHSQEAAAPPEVATNPQPADYEMVSFDEDLPQLNEQGAPLESAPLEAVPQQATPLEEVKPKPLSMQDVIKAVEASYPLLSSAYLSREVAAGENVTAMGAFDLKLKGSSISRPEGFYEYYRQGVSMEQPLFSGGYLYGGYRLGEGNFPVWYGGQQTNGGGEFATGVGMPLLKDRAIDQRRAELFKSELERQRVEPEIRAQLIEFTKIASIYYWDWVAAGQARDAERGLLALALQRVQNIQRRIELGDMKAITRITNEQLIAARETKVIEAERKLQSAAIKLSLFFRNPEGEPLLPHESLLPGHFPPQLLPSEQDLQDAPATAIAASPLLADIDWKIRQTRIDLEQAENSVLPKLDAQLYASKDVGDPTSPKGDKTPFELELGLFGEVPLQRRAAFGKITSTQGKLQQLSLKRQFTAEKTVATVQDAISALLNAKQRIIRAEQNVALADEAMKLARIQFNEGDIDLVELNIYEQSATNARLIDIASKADFLKAIADYRAALNITPDS
- a CDS encoding peptidase; translated protein: MSLPTRRRFLQTSAAATTAFAAPLLLRAENKSGSSPLRVGSGEYVYECHHGWGQLPEGIQWGATHDVAIDEAGLIYITHQSPAKDPLDAIVVFDADGKYVRSFGQEFHGGGHGLDLRKEGNQEFLYLSDIKNHQIAKLDLNGEIVWTKGFPQESGRYQDAGRYTPTNIALAPEGGFYVGDGYGSHFVHQYDADANWVRSWGGKGSKPGELNCPHGLYVDTRPGREASLCVTDRANNRLQYFTLDGEHLSYVDNLVYPSSLDVRGEVMLVGELDSRLTLLDKDNNVLTYLDDDPAWRKHVNANGRKVRQQRDQWVAGKFVHPHGATFDADGNIYLAEWVVGGRVSLLQKVS
- a CDS encoding TetR/AcrR family transcriptional regulator is translated as MAKAEKKSSPRQRLIDTAEKLFYAEGVRAVGIDRIIAEADVAKTTLYSHFPSKDDLILAALEKREVDVDQMFEQGIKKSVQKGGTRLEGFFAALKKWFQQTGFRGCSFINAAVELADSQHDASQFASAHKRRFHARIQEIIAQDYDADVAAATAPAISLLVEGAIISAVLLGSPKPADTAKKAAFQMLDSFTKSRNKP